The nucleotide window GTTTATTAGTAATGGCGATTACCGTTGCTTTGAGTGTTTTAGCAGGCATGGCATTTCGGAGTAAATTTTGGGGATCGAATTTAATATTTTATTTAACAATTTCTAGTTTGATTGTCCCAAGTATTCTTGTGTCTTTGGGAATTGGAATTGTATTTAGTTTACTTGGCATAGAAAATCAGTGGTATTCTTCGGCATTAGCAGGGCATTTGACATGGACGCTACCTTTTGCTTTTTTAATTATGGTGGGCGTATTTAATCGATTTAATCCTTCTTATGAAGAAGCATCGCGCGACTTAGGTGCAAATGATGCTCAGACATTTTGGCAAATTTTGTTACCTTTAATTGCTCCTAGTTTGATTGGTGTAGGTCTATTTGGTTTCACGCTTTCTTACGATGAATTTACCCGCACATCTTTGATTTCTGGGGAAAACAATACGTTACCGCTAGAAATTTTTGGCATGACAACTAATGTGACAACACCAGCGTTGTATGCATTGGGAACACTGACAACAGCGTTTTCTTTTTTGCTTATTGGAGTTGCGATCGCAGCATTCCAACTTCTTTCCCGTCGTCAAGAGGGTTAGTAATACAACTCGTTCAACAAAGTACAACGTAATCAAGAGGATATTATGACTGTTGCATTGATACCTGTGGTAAATGGCGATCGCTTGAATCGAAATATTTCGCAGTTAGCAGAAATTGGCAAATTACCAGGAGGCGGTGTGAGTCGCGTTGCGTTCACTCCAGAAGATTTATTAGCACGCCAACTTGTACAATCATGGATGATTGAAGCAGGAATGACAGTGCGAGTTGATGCAGCAGGAAATATTATTGGTACTTATGCAGGAAGAAAAGAAGGTGCAGGGGCGCTAGCTACAGGTTCGCACATTGATACTGTTCCGGTAGCAGGTAAATTTGATGGTGTTCTCGGAGTTTTGGCAGGAATCGAAGTTGTCCACGTCTTGCAAGAAAATAATATTCGCCTGCAACATCCAATTGAAGTGATGGTTTTTACCGATGAAGAAAATAGCGTTCTTGGCTGTAAAGCAATGGCGGGTACTGCGGTTCTCGATCCCAAGTGCTACCGTCGCAACGATGGTACGCCAATTGAAACGTGTTTAGCACAAATTGGTGGTGATTGGTCGCAACTGGCAACCGCAAAGCGCCAGCCTGGTGATATTGCTGCTTTTGTAGAATTACACGTCGAACAAGGTGGTGTTTTAGAAAGTACAGCA belongs to Gloeocapsopsis sp. IPPAS B-1203 and includes:
- a CDS encoding ABC transporter permease; the protein is MSKKRPLSFYLLAAFFGLFVLFLYGPFSAIFLLSLQGSEGQLTFPMRGFSFYWLGEVFQQQRVGDFVSAFQRSFLLGLLVMAITVALSVLAGMAFRSKFWGSNLIFYLTISSLIVPSILVSLGIGIVFSLLGIENQWYSSALAGHLTWTLPFAFLIMVGVFNRFNPSYEEASRDLGANDAQTFWQILLPLIAPSLIGVGLFGFTLSYDEFTRTSLISGENNTLPLEIFGMTTNVTTPALYALGTLTTAFSFLLIGVAIAAFQLLSRRQEG